A region of the Gracilinanus agilis isolate LMUSP501 unplaced genomic scaffold, AgileGrace unplaced_scaffold41468, whole genome shotgun sequence genome:
tctctctcttcctctctctctcttttttctctctctctcctctctctctctctctctctctttctctctctctcttcctctcccactctccccctctctctcttactctctctctctctttctctctctctcttcctctctctctctctcatgtctgtccatttcttttcctttgaccatctgtctgtctatctccctacttctccccttccctccccactcccaattTTCTCTCTTGGTCTTTGACTCCTACAGGCATAGCCTACAGCGCCCTGCCCATGTACTTGGGAGAGCTGGCACCCAAAAATCTGAGAGGCACGTTAGGAACAATGACGGAGGTTTTTGTCATCACGGGAGTCTTCTTGGCCCAGATCTTCAGCCTCCAGGCCATTCTGGGGAATCCTGAAGGTAAATCGAGGCCAAGGTAGATGGCGGAAGGGATCACAGCAGAAGGGGCTCACTGGATCAGAGATGCTTTCTTTGGCTGATCACAATTTAAGAGCCAGAAGGAGCCTTAGAGGTCACCCATGAGCCTACTTGTCCAGACTTCTCTTCACACATTCTACAGTCCAGTCAGACTGACCTTCTGGCTGCTGCTCCTGCAGAGCCCCCCACCTTGCTTGGGGGAGACACTAGCCGCTGAGGAGTTCAGGAAtgacttcctgtaggaggtggcatttgagcatTTGAAGGAAAcctgggattctaagaggcagagtggggagggaaggccTGGGAGAAGCCTGTGCAAAGGGCTGGTGACCAGAAGTGGGAGGGGGCTCTGAATGAACACACGCCCACCTGTGTagatagacatacacacacacacacacacacacacacacaaagtaatatgcttaaacccttactttccatcatactgtgtattggctccaagacagaagagtggtaaggcctaggcaatgggggttaagtgacttgcccagggtcacacagctgggaagtgtctgaggtcaaatttgaacccaggacctcctgtctctaggcctggctctcattttaCTGAGACACTTGACTGCCCCATGACCTGCAAACCTTAATGCTACTTATTTTTACCTGCTCCCTCCAGGCTGGCCTGTGCTCCTGGCAATCACCGGGATCCCAGCAGTCCTGCAGCTCCTCTCTCTGCCCCTGTTCCCAGAGAGTCCCAGGTACACGCTGATTCAGAAAGGCGATGAAGAGCAGGCCAGGAAAGGTACCCAGAATGCATTCTAATTTCCAGCGCCTGATCCATCTCCTGAGAGGTTGAGATGCCACTGAAATTGCCTTCCCCCTTTCATTTTCTCCGgattcctctctttcctctcccaccAAGTCCAAAGAGGCTGCTGGGTGGGCACAGGGATGGGGCTGGGCACCCCGGCGGAGCTGAGGGCGTTCAGCCTCATCACTTGTAAGCCGCTGAGGTGGCCACTCATTTCCAGCATTGCCCTGAAGGCAGGTGGGCAGCCGGGCTGGTTCCAGGATGGTGGAGAAATAATCACATACCCAGGAGTCTTTGTGCCTCCGCCCTTGAGGTATCTGCGTCCTTGAACGCTTATTGAATAGAAACTCCAGCAGGAAGCTGgcctggaaaggagaggaaaagaccGGAACGCGAGCCTCGTCTCCCTTCCGAGCCTGGCGCCTGCTGACCGCTCTATCCTCCACCCCagatttaaggaaactgagaggctGGGAGAATgtggaggaggagatggaggagatgCGCCTGGAGGACCAGTCCGAGAAAGCTGAAGGGCGCCTGTCCGTGCTCAACCTTTTCACCTTCAAGCCCCTGAGATGGCAGCTCATTTCCATCATTGTCCTAATGGCCGGCCAGCAGCTGTCGGGGATCAATGCGGTGTGCGGGActctggggaaggggagggaggggcttCATTCTAGCTGGAGCGAGGCCGAGGCAGTGAGGGCTTTGGCTCCCGTGCTCGTGTCCGGGGAGGTGGAGGGGCGGGAGTGGTGAGGGCAGCTTCCAGCCAGCAGCCATTTTCCCCAGCCCTACTGGCCACCGCTATTTGGGTGGCCCAGAACAGCGAGCCAAAGTCAAAGGCAAAGGCTTCTGGTCCTCGAGCCATCCCTTCCCTGGGGTcgcttttttctcctctttggaaacccttcccttctgccttcgAATCAATACCGCTAGTAGAATTCCCATGGATTCCCATGACTATGTTGACAATAGAGTTGATTCTTATGGATTCTGAGATATCCATATtgatattagaattaatactgactCTAAGATGTCAACATAGCTATTAGAATCAACATTGATCCTAGTGACATTATTGACAAGAGAATTTATTGTTAATATCAACACTgatattagaattaatattgactctaaaatatcaatattgattctgagatatcAATATTGCTATTAGAATCAATGTTGATTCTAATAACAAATTAATATTAGAACTGATTCTAATTGATTCTGAGATATCAATATTGCTATTAGAATCAACATGGATtctaataacaatattaatattagaactgattctaatttattctgagatataaatattgttatttgaattaatattgattctaagatatcaATATTGtcattagaatcaatattggttctaatgACAATATTGACAATAGAATTTATTATTGATATCAACATTgatattagaattaatattgactctaaaatatcaatattgattctaagatatcaATATTGCTATTAGAATCAATGTTGattctaataatattaatattagaattgattctaatttataatattgctatttgaattaatattgattctaagatatcaatattattattagaataatattgatattagaattgattctaattgATTCTGAGATATCAATATTGCTATTAGAATCTACATTGATTCTAATAACAAATTAATATTAGAACTGATTCTAATTGTTTCTGAGATATCAATATTGCTATTAGAATCAATGTTAATTCTAATAACAAATTAATATTAGAACTGATTCTAATTGATTCTGAGATATCAATATtgctatttaaattaatattgactctaagatatcAATATTGccattagaatcaatattggctCTAATGACAATATtgacaataaaatttattattgatATCAACATTgatattagaattaatattgatctaaaatatcaatattgattctaagatatcaATATTGCTATTAGAATCAATGTTGATTCTAATAATATCACTATTAGAATAAATTCTAATTGATTCTGAGATATCAATAttgatatttaaattaattttgactCTAAGGTATCAATATTgctattagaatcaatactgattctaagacaaaagcagtaaggactaagcaattcaTGTCAAGTGACTTGCGTGGAGTTATgcagcttagaagtgtctgaagccacatttgaacccaggacctcccatctgtaggcctagCTCTggggccactgagccacccagctggcccacTCCCTGCCTCTCTAGGTCCTTAGCACCATTTGCTCCCCAGAGCCAAGAACTAAAGCTGTTGCCCACACCATTGGACCTCCGCCAATGACAGGTCTGTGTGCTTTTGTTCCAGATCAACTACTACGCAGACACGATCTATGCCTCAGCCGGTGTGAATCCCACACACTCCCAGTACGTGACCGTGGGCGCAGGCATAGTCAACATTATAATGACAGTGATTTCAGTGAGTCATTTTCTCTGCCTGGAAGTTGGTACCAGAGCCAGGGAGGCAAAACAGTGGAGTTGTGGGGATCAGAGAGATGGCAGCAGCTGCCAGGAACCCAGATGGGGGCACTAGCCTCTTCCTTACTCTGAAGGAGCCTGAAATCAGTAGATAAAAGCACCAAGACCAGAAGCCTCTAACCTAGTCTTTTCCACCTTTATCAGTGGGACAGGAAGTTGAAATTTTTCCATTACAGAGTAGTATACTTGGTAATAGGGAAGCAGAGgctgttccttttctttcttcctttttttttttttttaaaactcttgccttttaaagtatcaattccaagagaaGAGCGGTAAGTGGcaggcaattgggattaggtaatttgcccagcatcatccagctaggaagtgtctgagggcagatttgaacccaagaccttccatctccaggctggTGCTCTGTCCACCACTGAACCTCCTAACTACCCCCAGAGGCTGTTCTTAAATGATCTTCCCCTGGATTCTTCAGGTCCCTGTGAACTAGACTGTGTTTTAAGTTGCCTGAAGTCTTAGCTGGAGTGAGCCAAAGGAGTGGGTGATTGCTCCATGGCAGTGGCGTCATGTCTGAGCTCTTCTCCATCCTCTTGGCCAAGCCCATATTAGAAGTCACAGGAACCTGGCAGTCAATGGTTTATGGGTCCCCTAGAGAAAGGGGCATCTATATTTAGGGAGGCTCTGAGAAGAGTGACAAAAGGAAGCCCAGGAGAAACTTCAGACAAAAGTTAGATGATCACAATGAGAACTCTAGACTGGATAGGAGAGTGCTCTTCCCTTAGATCAGTCAATCgatgatcatttattaaatgcctgctgtaTGCCAGAGACTGAGCCAGGTcctagggattcaaagacaaaaatgaaaccataaatatATTGTAACTTGCCAAATCAtaataggaaaagagaaaggtagGAAATTATACTGAAATGCTGCTCCACCAATCAGGAAGTTTGGATTTGAGTTGAGCTATGAAAGATAGGTGGGATCTAGATGATTGacagtcaggtctagagacaggaagtcctgggttcaaatctgttctcagacacatcctagctgtgtgaccctggacaagtcacttaacccacattgttttgctcttaccactcttcttccttagaaccaatatataatatttgaatttttttgaattattgaattattattgaataattgattctaagatggaaggtaggagtttaaagagagagagagagagagagagagagagagagagagagagagagagatatggaggaggaaagagggaacaaAAGCCAGGCTGGCAAACATGAACAAATTACAAGGATGGCCATGAAGGTGACCTTATGCAGGGGACAATGGGAAGACAAACAGCTGAGTAAGAACAGAGGGCAAATGTTGGGAAATAGTAGGAATGAGATTGGAGGCAAGGTAGCGTCTGGTTGGTAGAGAGCTGTGAAGGCCAGACTGGACTTGATGCTCCAGATAATAGGGAATTCTTGCACATTGTTttaggaacatgaataggcaggaagtcctggattaGGGGATAAAAGAACCAGTGTCCCATTTCCAATCTCAAGCCCTTGAGTCTCCTTAgaatagaatatcctgttttttggtcattttttaagttgtatctgactctttgtgactccatttgggatttccttggcaaagatcctggaatggtttgccatttccttctccagctcatttgacagatgaggaaactgagggaaactggattaagtgatttacccagggacacatagttagtaagtgtctgaggccatatttgaactcaggaaaatgaatctttctgactctaagcccaagactctatccattgcaccacctggATGCCCCAGAAGACCTCAGGGTCCTCAAAAGGAATTCACTTCACCTTTGATCTCTCAGGCTTTCACTGTGGAGCTCCTGGGGAGACGCCTCCTGCTGATGGTTGGCTACGGAATATGTGGCTCAGCCTGCGTGGTGCTGACGTTGGCTCTCATCTTCCAGGTCTGAAATAGGACTGCTCTGTTCTGGGTGGGGTTCTGGATCTGGTGAAATCCAAGAGGACCACCTACTCAGGGCTAAGAAGAGGAAGGGGACCCGAACCCAGGGAGAGGGAAGTAAAGACAGTTGAGCCCTTTCCCAGCTGATGTCTTCCCAGACTCAGGCTGGGGATGTTCTCTGGGGAAACTGCCCAAGATACTATAAAACAGCATGGCAAATGAGTCCCAAATTCCTTGCCTGAAGGAAAATTTTCCTGACCTACTGTCTTAAGCAATGCCCACCTGTTTCAGGATTCATTAATGTTCCCCATTCACCCAGCACCAAGCCATAATGGCTCTGAgagagtaatagcaataatgatcataacaaataaaataataata
Encoded here:
- the LOC123255231 gene encoding solute carrier family 2, facilitated glucose transporter member 7-like, with the protein product MYLGELAPKNLRGTLGTMTEVFVITGVFLAQIFSLQAILGNPEGWPVLLAITGIPAVLQLLSLPLFPESPRYTLIQKGDEEQARKDLRKLRGWENVEEEMEEMRLEDQSEKAEGRLSVLNLFTFKPLRWQLISIIVLMAGQQLSGINAINYYADTIYASAGVNPTHSQYVTVGAGIVNIIMTVISAFTVELLGRRLLLMVGYGICGSACVVLTLALIFQ